One window of the Oceanicoccus sp. KOV_DT_Chl genome contains the following:
- a CDS encoding sulfatase gives MIRQSRTSYFLPRIVRVSIGCLLAVLPVMASAVVGDEEQLVAKAPNIIVILADDLGYGDISSFGAKTIATPRIDQLAEDGLRMTQFYAAAPVCTPSRAGLMTGRYAARMGMSHVFMADAPDGMPLSEITIAEQLKQAGYYTGMVGKWHLGHQDRYMPWNQGFDEFYGVPFSNDMANFFFYENQKIIYEPIDQRYLTRRYTEKAVDYIERHADVPFFLYLAHSMPHVPLYVSPEFEGKSAGGLYGDVVQELDWSTGEVVDKLRQLGLLENTLIVFSSDNGPWLAMGDHGGSSGSLRDGKGSTFEGGQRVPTVIHWPAQINGGRVESSITSLMDLMPTFSALANVPLPADRTIDGEDITAILTGDGVATERQFFYNSAAAPEIVAYREGNWKLKLARSGYPKILEPIIKFDRYSHELMLFNLETDPSEKNNIAAEYPERVTRMQQAIADLEKNIAAAEPRELYMRATSSDKKGYGPLFIKGGLLVLAVVLLALALLYGLYRLIKIAIYRGDK, from the coding sequence ATGATTCGACAGTCGAGAACGAGCTATTTTCTACCCCGTATAGTACGGGTAAGTATTGGTTGTTTGCTTGCCGTATTGCCGGTGATGGCAAGCGCGGTGGTGGGTGACGAGGAGCAGCTTGTAGCGAAAGCGCCCAATATCATTGTGATTTTAGCGGATGATCTGGGTTACGGAGACATTAGTAGTTTTGGTGCCAAAACCATTGCCACTCCACGTATTGATCAGCTGGCTGAAGATGGCCTGAGGATGACGCAGTTCTATGCGGCCGCTCCGGTGTGCACGCCGTCAAGGGCCGGTCTGATGACAGGCCGTTATGCAGCGCGGATGGGTATGAGTCATGTCTTTATGGCGGACGCGCCAGATGGCATGCCATTGTCCGAGATTACCATTGCCGAACAACTCAAGCAGGCAGGTTATTACACCGGCATGGTGGGAAAATGGCACCTGGGTCATCAAGATCGTTACATGCCCTGGAATCAGGGGTTTGATGAATTTTATGGGGTGCCGTTCAGCAATGACATGGCAAATTTCTTTTTTTATGAAAACCAGAAAATTATTTATGAACCGATTGATCAGCGTTACTTAACACGTCGATATACAGAAAAAGCGGTGGATTACATTGAGCGGCACGCTGATGTTCCGTTCTTTTTATATCTTGCGCACAGCATGCCCCATGTGCCTTTGTATGTATCCCCTGAGTTTGAAGGCAAATCCGCAGGCGGATTATATGGCGATGTAGTGCAGGAGCTGGATTGGAGTACCGGTGAAGTCGTCGATAAACTACGTCAGCTGGGGCTGTTGGAAAACACCTTGATAGTGTTTTCATCTGACAATGGCCCGTGGTTAGCGATGGGTGATCACGGTGGCTCTTCAGGTTCATTGCGCGATGGTAAGGGGTCTACCTTTGAGGGCGGCCAGCGAGTGCCCACAGTGATTCATTGGCCAGCGCAAATTAACGGTGGTCGAGTGGAGAGCTCCATCACCAGTTTGATGGATTTAATGCCCACTTTTTCTGCGCTGGCCAATGTGCCGTTACCTGCGGATAGAACCATCGACGGTGAAGATATTACGGCCATCCTTACAGGCGATGGGGTAGCAACTGAGCGCCAGTTTTTTTATAACTCCGCCGCCGCGCCAGAAATTGTTGCTTACCGGGAAGGGAACTGGAAGTTGAAACTGGCTCGGTCCGGTTATCCAAAAATACTGGAGCCAATTATCAAGTTTGATCGCTACAGCCATGAATTAATGTTGTTTAACCTTGAGACAGACCCTTCGGAAAAAAATAATATTGCCGCTGAGTATCCTGAGCGCGTTACTCGTATGCAGCAAGCCATTGCAGATTTAGAAAAAAATATTGCCGCTGCAGAACCTCGCGAATTGTACATGCGTGCGACGAGCTCGGATAAAAAAGGTTATGGCCCATTATTTATCAAGGGGGGATTATTGGTGCTGGCAGTAGTTTTGCTGGCGTTGGCATTGCTGTATGGGCTCTACCGGCTAATAAAAATCGCTATATATAGGGGTGATAAATAA
- a CDS encoding sugar MFS transporter, with product MTQAQSPLDKKRLFLIGNLSIFMIGLGFAVRATIAPDLQTNIYDQIDLARSASMVGEALGITFTGFALTLLFGSALVDVIGMKKMLLLSALGYVLGAVLILVAAALPVGSLVSNLILVGLLLTGLGWGAVEAASNPMIASLYPDEKTHRLNILHAWWPAGIVVGGLLGVLFSSMNFAWELNLFVLIVPAAVMAWLVSHTEFPETERVVTGVSYQDMFKELLRQPLFWLFWICMWGTAAAELAPGQWVNLALSRIVGMQGILLLVYVSALMFVMRHFAGTVARRFSSVGLLWLSALLAAIGLYFLSIAETAIAAFVAATVWGIGVCYMWPTMLAVVSERFPKGGALMLGLMGFAGGMAIQFLLPVMGGIFDSAKVEAAGSVEALSVLSAEELDQVLRFASVESFQSVAIIPLMLLPIFGAIWLRDRASK from the coding sequence ATGACACAAGCACAGTCCCCACTGGATAAAAAACGTTTATTTTTGATCGGCAATTTATCTATTTTTATGATTGGTTTGGGTTTTGCGGTTAGAGCAACTATAGCCCCTGATTTACAAACTAATATTTATGATCAGATTGATTTGGCGCGGTCTGCTTCTATGGTTGGCGAGGCGTTGGGAATTACCTTTACTGGCTTTGCTTTAACCTTGTTATTTGGCAGCGCGCTGGTTGATGTGATCGGCATGAAAAAAATGTTGTTACTGTCAGCACTGGGTTATGTGTTGGGTGCGGTATTGATTTTGGTGGCAGCTGCGTTGCCCGTGGGTTCGTTGGTGAGCAATTTAATTTTAGTGGGCTTGTTATTAACCGGGCTGGGATGGGGGGCGGTAGAGGCTGCCAGTAACCCGATGATAGCTTCATTATACCCTGATGAAAAAACCCACCGATTAAATATTCTGCATGCCTGGTGGCCGGCGGGGATTGTCGTTGGAGGGTTGTTGGGAGTACTTTTTTCGTCGATGAATTTTGCCTGGGAGCTTAATCTTTTTGTATTGATTGTGCCGGCGGCAGTAATGGCCTGGTTAGTGAGTCACACTGAATTTCCTGAAACAGAAAGAGTGGTCACTGGTGTCAGTTATCAGGATATGTTCAAAGAGTTATTACGCCAACCATTATTTTGGTTGTTCTGGATTTGTATGTGGGGTACAGCTGCGGCTGAGCTAGCGCCGGGGCAGTGGGTAAATTTAGCGTTGTCACGCATCGTCGGTATGCAGGGTATATTGTTGTTGGTTTACGTTAGCGCCTTGATGTTTGTGATGCGCCACTTTGCAGGCACTGTGGCTCGGCGTTTTTCGTCGGTAGGGTTGTTGTGGTTAAGCGCATTGTTAGCAGCGATCGGTTTGTATTTTTTGAGTATCGCTGAAACAGCTATTGCCGCTTTTGTGGCGGCTACAGTATGGGGTATTGGTGTCTGTTATATGTGGCCGACTATGTTGGCCGTGGTGTCGGAGCGATTCCCTAAGGGGGGTGCTTTGATGTTGGGCTTAATGGGTTTTGCTGGCGGTATGGCGATTCAATTTTTACTGCCGGTAATGGGCGGGATTTTTGATTCGGCTAAAGTTGAGGCGGCCGGAAGTGTTGAGGCCCTAAGTGTGTTGTCAGCTGAGGAGCTGGATCAGGTATTGCGGTTTGCATCTGTTGAATCTTTTCAATCGGTGGCCATTATTCCGTTGATGTTATTACCGATATTTGGTGCTATTTGGCTGCGAGATCGAGCATCTAAATAA
- a CDS encoding LacI family DNA-binding transcriptional regulator yields the protein MVSIKDVAKLAGVSTATVSRTLAEPDKVSETTREKVMKAVTTSGYVANSLARNFRRRRTNSIVVLVPDITNTFFAGVIQGIEWVAQKRNYQVLLGDTQSNPEGEKAYAAMVAQRQADGVISLVAISLSAIKKVVPPLIQPGPLCYGL from the coding sequence ATGGTATCAATTAAAGATGTAGCTAAACTCGCAGGTGTCTCTACTGCCACGGTATCCAGAACCTTGGCTGAACCTGATAAGGTGTCAGAGACTACCCGAGAAAAAGTGATGAAGGCGGTAACGACCAGCGGTTATGTCGCTAACTCTTTAGCGCGTAACTTCCGTCGTCGTAGAACCAATTCAATTGTGGTATTGGTTCCGGATATTACCAATACTTTTTTTGCCGGGGTCATTCAGGGTATTGAATGGGTCGCCCAAAAACGTAATTACCAAGTACTTTTAGGGGACACACAATCTAACCCGGAAGGTGAGAAGGCCTATGCGGCAATGGTCGCGCAGCGACAGGCTGATGGCGTTATTTCTTTGGTGGCAATATCCCTTTCAGCTATAAAAAAGGTCGTACCACCGTTGATCCAGCCTGGCCCCCTTTGCTATGGCCTGTGA
- a CDS encoding Gfo/Idh/MocA family protein, with protein sequence MRRKLRMGMVGGGEGAFIGAVHRMAANLDGQIDLVCGAFSHDPDCSLRSGQALYLPAERCYQSYQQMMQQEAALPEDVRMDFVVIVTPNHLHFPVAVEAIKYGFHVLSDKPATLNVEEVLELRSLIVDSGLLYGITQTYTGYPMVKEARARVQSGELGNIRKVVVEYTQGWLAAQQAEADNKQAAWRLDPKQAGISSCMADIGVHAFNLVEYISGLTAAALCADIGNVVAGRSMDDDGAVFLKFDQGARGTLLASQVAIGEENTLSIRLYGDKASLSWSHQDPNTLVIKYNDKPSLVLRTGGAVGSMANANTRLPAGHPEGYIEAFANLYRNFASQIQSRLLGETLSAQALDVPGIDEAVRGMVFIEQVVTAGNSETKWHVIPQH encoded by the coding sequence ATGCGAAGAAAGCTGAGAATGGGAATGGTTGGTGGCGGGGAGGGTGCCTTCATCGGTGCCGTTCATCGGATGGCGGCCAATCTTGATGGTCAGATAGACCTAGTTTGTGGGGCCTTTAGTCACGACCCCGACTGCAGTTTGAGGTCAGGGCAGGCCTTGTACCTTCCTGCGGAACGTTGTTATCAAAGTTACCAGCAAATGATGCAGCAGGAAGCGGCTTTGCCGGAGGATGTTCGCATGGACTTCGTAGTCATTGTGACACCCAATCATTTGCATTTTCCGGTTGCGGTAGAGGCGATCAAATACGGCTTTCATGTATTGTCAGATAAACCGGCAACATTGAATGTGGAAGAGGTATTGGAACTGCGTTCGCTGATTGTTGATTCTGGTTTGCTCTACGGTATCACCCAGACTTATACCGGTTACCCAATGGTCAAGGAAGCGCGCGCGCGCGTGCAGTCCGGTGAGTTAGGAAATATTCGCAAGGTGGTCGTCGAATACACACAAGGTTGGTTGGCAGCACAGCAAGCTGAAGCTGACAATAAACAAGCGGCTTGGCGGCTTGACCCCAAGCAAGCAGGTATCAGCAGTTGCATGGCAGATATCGGGGTGCACGCATTTAATCTGGTTGAGTATATCAGCGGCCTGACAGCAGCGGCACTGTGTGCTGATATAGGCAATGTGGTAGCTGGGAGATCGATGGATGACGATGGCGCAGTTTTTTTGAAGTTTGACCAAGGTGCTCGGGGGACCTTGCTGGCGAGTCAGGTCGCGATCGGTGAAGAGAATACGCTATCTATTCGGCTTTACGGCGATAAAGCCAGTTTGAGCTGGTCGCATCAGGACCCGAACACTTTAGTCATAAAATATAACGATAAACCCAGCCTCGTGCTGCGAACCGGCGGCGCTGTTGGATCAATGGCAAACGCGAATACACGCCTCCCGGCGGGGCACCCTGAAGGTTACATTGAAGCATTTGCTAATTTATATCGAAATTTTGCCAGCCAGATACAGTCACGTTTGCTAGGGGAGACACTTTCGGCGCAGGCTTTGGATGTCCCGGGTATTGATGAAGCAGTACGTGGCATGGTTTTTATCGAACAAGTTGTCACTGCGGGTAATAGCGAGACCAAATGGCATGTTATTCCACAGCACTAA
- the araC gene encoding arabinose operon transcriptional regulator AraC: protein MPSQLQIAAHLCYHWYTGNLDAEHITSEGLDALHSFLGSPLSADELIQFGEKFRQSKDFNALQKKISSQWQHRFEPNPIIDDHESQQFLQIIFDSFDHSLIFDHSIIANITHTARGGASDRENQFSGAMPCWTLHLTTQGKALVLNEEMEVEVTPGDLMLFHPEASYYYGRHPTADHWEHLWVLFQPRAHWSEWLDWNVLDKGILHLSKSSSNQQSVIEQLFRQLINLKDHHGRYQTDLQYNCLEEILIRAKEEQSTTTGKPVDQRIQKACDYITMHLAEPFYVEDVAATCNLSPSRLAHLFKQHMGVSLKSWGNNARLQQARKLLLQTNNSISQIAKQIGYDDPTQFAKSFKKNMGCSPRDFRQSFKS from the coding sequence ATGCCCTCCCAATTACAAATAGCAGCCCATCTTTGTTACCACTGGTATACCGGCAATCTCGACGCCGAACATATAACCAGCGAAGGGCTGGACGCCTTACATAGCTTTCTAGGCTCTCCACTCAGCGCCGATGAGCTTATTCAATTTGGTGAGAAATTTCGCCAGAGCAAAGATTTCAATGCATTACAAAAAAAAATTAGCAGCCAGTGGCAGCACCGCTTTGAACCTAACCCCATTATTGACGACCATGAGTCACAACAATTTCTACAGATAATATTCGACAGCTTTGATCACTCGCTTATTTTTGACCACAGCATCATCGCCAACATAACTCACACCGCACGAGGTGGTGCTAGCGACAGGGAAAACCAATTTTCCGGAGCTATGCCATGCTGGACATTACACCTCACTACCCAGGGCAAAGCACTGGTTCTCAATGAAGAGATGGAAGTCGAAGTAACGCCCGGTGATTTAATGTTGTTTCACCCAGAGGCAAGCTACTATTATGGCCGCCATCCAACCGCCGATCATTGGGAGCACCTCTGGGTACTATTCCAGCCTCGCGCGCATTGGAGCGAGTGGCTGGACTGGAACGTATTAGACAAGGGCATCCTCCATCTATCAAAATCCAGCAGTAACCAACAGTCAGTCATAGAGCAGCTATTCCGCCAGCTAATTAATTTAAAAGATCACCATGGTCGCTACCAAACGGATTTGCAATATAACTGCCTCGAAGAAATATTAATCCGCGCCAAGGAAGAACAATCCACTACTACTGGTAAGCCTGTTGATCAACGCATTCAAAAAGCCTGCGATTACATCACTATGCATCTGGCAGAGCCCTTTTACGTGGAAGACGTCGCCGCCACATGTAATTTATCACCCTCACGCCTCGCTCACTTATTCAAACAGCACATGGGCGTCAGCCTCAAATCCTGGGGTAATAATGCTCGTCTACAACAGGCTCGAAAACTACTGCTGCAGACCAATAACAGTATTAGCCAGATTGCCAAACAAATTGGCTACGATGACCCTACCCAATTTGCCAAAAGTTTTAAAAAAAATATGGGCTGTAGTCCTCGAGATTTTCGGCAGTCTTTTAAATCCTAA